Below is a window of Brachyspira pilosicoli DNA.
TATTTATTATGTAGTTAAAATTATTTTTATTAAAAGACTCTTCTTCTTGAATATTATAATCTATTTTAGAGAGATAATCTCTTATATAAAGAATTGATATTATTATATGCTTACAAATAGTTTTTGATGGGCAAGAACATACTGAGCTTTTTATTTCATCGTTTTTAAATATTACTTCTACATCTTCAAAAGAGACTTTTATATTATCATCATCAAATTTTATATTTATAATATCTTTAATCTTTTCAAAATCTTTTAAAGCTCTGTTGTATATACCTTTATTTGTAAGAGATATAAGAAAGTCTTCTTTGCAATATCTTTCTAATTCTTTTAATTTTTGAAACAACTCATCATTCATACGAGTTCTATAATATAATAAAATAAAAATTTTTAAATATATTATTTAGATTAAAGCATATATAAATTATCCGATATGTAAATTAATAGGAGTTATAATATATGAAATTTGAATTAACAAAAGAAGAATTGAAAAAAATTAATACATCTATAAAAATAGAATTTCCAAAATACACAACACAATTAATGAATTTAGCGAACCAAAATGCTCAAGGTACACGCCCAAAAGTGGTAGGAACTTTGTCTGAAATATTTCAAGAGTATATTGATAATAATCAAAATATAAACATCGAGAATTGGAAAAAATGGTATTTAGAAAACTATCCAGATGCAATTGATAATGCAGCAGAAAAGATAATGGAAAATATAAAAAATCTTCAAGAAGCCATTAAGTTGATAACTAAAGAAATGATATATGAATGGGCAGAAGACTTAGTTATAAACAAAACTTTTAACGGATTATATATACAAAAAGCAATACTTCAAAAATTGGCGCAAATTAAAAAAGAAAATTACAGACTAGCTACAAAAGAAGAAGAATCTCATGGAATAGATGGATATGTTGGAAATACTGCATATTCTATTAAACCAATTACATATAAAACAAATAGATTAAATGAAAAAATAAATGTAAAAATGATTTATTATAATAAAATCTCTGAAGATAGCTTTGATATAGAAATCGAAGATTAATTTATATTTAATAAGCTCAAAAAACTTTTTTTATATATATAATCAGATTCTCTTTCCACATCAACATATCCTGTTTTTATTAAATGTCTGTTTATAAAAGTTTTATTTTTTAAATATATGTAGCAAAGCATATTATTATCATCATCATACTTAAGAGAATCATATTTTAAAAATATTTTTCTTTTTTTTAATTTACCTTCTAAAAATTCTATAGCTTCTTTCTCAAATTTTTTAATAGGTTTAATGCCAATGAGTTTAATTACAATATTGTTGTCAATTTCAATCTTATTAGGGCTTATTATCTTTTTTACTTGAAAGAATTTTTCTTCTTCTATTTTTTTATTATCTATCTTTGAACCAAATTGTATCTTTTTTATATCTATTTTTTTATCCATTTTATGCGGGTCTTGAAATATATATGGTAAATCTTTTTCAAAATTTTTTGAATCATTATCAACATCAAATATAAATTTATTATTTAAATCATTTTGTTCTACATTCAATTTATTTTTTATAATAGGAATAAAATCCTTATTAATTTCGTATCCTATAGAATTTCTTCCAAGATTTTTTGCAGCTAATAAAGTAGTACCGCTTCCAGCAAAAGGGTCAAATACTGTTTCATTAACAAAAGAAAACATCTTTATTAATCTCCTAGGAAGTTCTTCTGGAAACATAGCTATATGTTCATTTTGTTTGGCTCCACCAAAAGTCCAATGTGAAGCAAAATATGTATTCCATTCTTCTTTACTTAATACCGACTCTTCTTTTTGTTCTTTTGTAGGTTTTGGAGCATTACCTAACTTTTTAAATATTAAAATAAACTCATAATCTATTTTTAGTATTCCATTTCGAGGATAAGGAAAACTTCCCATTACAGAGCCTCCACCAGAAGTATTCATAGTAGTATTTTTTTGCCATATTATTGCACCCATATAATCCATACCTAAAGCCTCACAAAATCTTATAATTTCTGTTCTTATAGGTATTACTTTATATCTGCCGTAATATACGGATCTAGCAAATTGATCGCCTATGTTTATACACAATCTGCATCCGTCAGATAAAATTCTATAGCATTCTTTCCAAACTAAATTTAAATTATTAATGTATTCTTCATAACTATCATTAAACCCTATTTGATTTTCAGAACCATAATCTTTTAATTGCCAATATGGAGGAGAAGTAATGATTAATTGCACAGATTTATCTTTTATTTTGCTTAAATATCTGCTGTCGCCTAGTATTATTTTATGACTAATCATGAAATTATTTCCATTTTGAAAGATTAAATATGGTGTTTTATTATGTTATAATTTAACGATAATGTCAACATATTAATTTATAATATTTTTTATTGAAATATTTAACTTATTAAAATATACTGATATTTAACTTTTTTACTTAAATAACATTAGAACATAAAAAATTATTGACTTTGTAAAAATTGAGAATAATAAAACAATTAAAAGAACATAACAATAAATGGAGATAAATAAAAATGGAATTACTAGCACCAGCAGGCAATAAAGAAAAATTGGAAGTTGCATATCATTATGGAGCAGATGCAGCTTATATAGGAGGTGCTTTATTTAATTTAAGACATCAAAGCAAAAACACAACTATAGAAGAACTTGCTCAATGTTCAGATATTGCTAAAACCCTAAACAAAAAAATATATCTTACATTAAATGCATTTTTGCATGAATATGATAAAAATAATTTAAAAGACTATTTAAAAGAGATATCAAGTTTAAATATAGATGCTTTTATTGTATCAGATTTGGGAGTGTTAGCAGCAGTTAAAGAAACGATACCAGATGCAACTATTCATATAAGCACGCAAGCATCAGTTACAAATAGCTATTCTTGTAAAATATATGAAAGCCTCGGGGCAAGCAGAATAATATTAGCAAGAGAACTTTCATTAGACGAAATAAAAGAGATTAGAGATAATACTGATTTGGAATTAGAGAGTTTTGTACATGGGGCAGTATGCATGTCTTATTCTGGAAGATGCCTACTTTCAAACTTTTTAAATAATAGAGATGCAAACGGCGGAGAATGCTCTCAGGTTTGCAGGTGGAATTTCAAAACCTACATAGAAGAGAAAACAAGACCTGGCGAGTTTATGGAGATAGAAGAGGGAGATGACCATTCTACAATATTGAGCAGCAGAGATTTACAAATGGCAGAATATTTGCATTTACTTCAGAAGGCTGGAATTGATTCTATAAAAATTGAAGGCAGAATGAAGAGTGTT
It encodes the following:
- a CDS encoding peptidase U32 family protein codes for the protein MELLAPAGNKEKLEVAYHYGADAAYIGGALFNLRHQSKNTTIEELAQCSDIAKTLNKKIYLTLNAFLHEYDKNNLKDYLKEISSLNIDAFIVSDLGVLAAVKETIPDATIHISTQASVTNSYSCKIYESLGASRIILARELSLDEIKEIRDNTDLELESFVHGAVCMSYSGRCLLSNFLNNRDANGGECSQVCRWNFKTYIEEKTRPGEFMEIEEGDDHSTILSSRDLQMAEYLHLLQKAGIDSIKIEGRMKSVYYVANTVRVYRVLLDLLERVGYESYPEAIKKEPIASYLKELDTISRRESDTGFYFGRDNIKPTLKGYLKGRRLMGMIADDSEEYAKITVYNTIKNGDELVYIGKDFLKHNDNRFKLFIKTEENEFIEVDNIRNVDNAYIKSSVHNFKKYDIITIEE
- a CDS encoding DNA methyltransferase, producing MISHKIILGDSRYLSKIKDKSVQLIITSPPYWQLKDYGSENQIGFNDSYEEYINNLNLVWKECYRILSDGCRLCINIGDQFARSVYYGRYKVIPIRTEIIRFCEALGMDYMGAIIWQKNTTMNTSGGGSVMGSFPYPRNGILKIDYEFILIFKKLGNAPKPTKEQKEESVLSKEEWNTYFASHWTFGGAKQNEHIAMFPEELPRRLIKMFSFVNETVFDPFAGSGTTLLAAKNLGRNSIGYEINKDFIPIIKNKLNVEQNDLNNKFIFDVDNDSKNFEKDLPYIFQDPHKMDKKIDIKKIQFGSKIDNKKIEEEKFFQVKKIISPNKIEIDNNIVIKLIGIKPIKKFEKEAIEFLEGKLKKRKIFLKYDSLKYDDDNNMLCYIYLKNKTFINRHLIKTGYVDVERESDYIYKKSFLSLLNIN
- a CDS encoding MjaI family restriction endonuclease translates to MKFELTKEELKKINTSIKIEFPKYTTQLMNLANQNAQGTRPKVVGTLSEIFQEYIDNNQNINIENWKKWYLENYPDAIDNAAEKIMENIKNLQEAIKLITKEMIYEWAEDLVINKTFNGLYIQKAILQKLAQIKKENYRLATKEEESHGIDGYVGNTAYSIKPITYKTNRLNEKINVKMIYYNKISEDSFDIEIED